TGCCTGCTGGGTTGCCCGCTCCGGATTACCGATTGGCCCTGATCGGCCCATTACTCAGTCTGGCCCTGTTATTAGTGATTGGTTTTTCACCATTATTACAGATCAGTCGAATACCGGTTATGGGCCTACTACGTCGAGATCAGCTTAGCCACCAGGGGCTTAGCTGGCCTGCCCGTCTGGTTATTCTATTTCTGACCGGTGTGGTCATCGCGCTTTATCTCGGATCGATCATCAATGCACTGGTCGCTATTCTGTTAACCGTTGCCACTATTCTCGTGGCGGGCCTTTTTGCCAGCTTGTTTCTCCCCCCGGCCGGACGTTTCTTTGCCCGCTATTCACGCTTAGGCCGCTTACTGGGCTTTCGTATACGCCAACAACGACAATGGCATCGTATTCAACTGGGAATTATGAGCCTGTTACTGGCACTGTTAAGTAGCCTGCTTCTAAGTCAGACAGAACTGGTAGACCGCTGGCGCGAACAGATTCCAAAAGACACTCCAAACCAGTTTGTGATCAATATTCAACCCTGGGAGCTGGAGCCTCTGAGTGATTTCCTCCAGCAAGCCGGTCTGTCACCCAACCTTTATCCTATGATTCGCGGTCGCATCACCCGAATTAACGACCAGCTACCCGCCGAGGTTTTAACCCCGGAACAGTTGCAGCATAACTCCCTGAAACGAGAGCTGAACCTCAGCTGGGCAGCTGAGGCACCACAGCATAATCAGGTAATTGCCGGGACATGGTGGCATCCGGAGACTCCGGACAACCTAATTTCAATTGAACAGGAGCTCGCAGAAAGCCTCGGATTGAAACTGGGTGATACAGTCGGTTTTGAAATAGCAGGACAAAAACTCAATGCAACCGTGCGTAATATACGGCAGGTAGAGTGGCGCTCATTCCGACCCAATTTCTATGTCATCTTTAGCCCTAAAGCGATGGCGCAGTATCCACAAACCTATATCACCAGCTTCAAGCTGACCGGAGAACAGGCCGCACTCAGTCGTGAACTGCTTAAACAGTTCCCCGCACTCACCCTGATCGATGTCAGCCAGTGGATCGACCAGGCCAGTGAACTCATTACCCGTCTGATTCAAGCCTCGACACTGGTATTGGGGCTCACTCTCTGTGCTGGCTTACTTCTGGTACAACTGCTGCTCTATCAGGAGCTAGAACAACGGCGTCATGAGAACGCTTTGCTACAGGTATTAGGCAGCACTCCGCGGCAGACAAGACAATTAGATCTGCTGGAATTTGCTTTGCTAGGCTTTGCCAGTGGCGCGATGGCCGCAGTACTGGCCGAGATAATGACGGGATTAATCAGTTTCCAGTTACTGGAACTGCCTCTCATATTACATCCTGTCATCTGGGTGCTGCTCCCTCTGACAGGCTGCGCAATATTTACACTGGGGACGCTGATCAGTCGGCGTCGCAGTGGTTACCAACAACTACAACAAAGCTAAAGTAGCCTCTTCCTTGCAACTATAAACCCAGTGATACACTCGGTAGCGCCTTAGGATCAGCCAATGAAGGAACTGGAAAGCAGGTAAAAAGGCGCTCGCCTTTTACTTTCTTTATCAGTTGCTGCTTCACGCGATCAGCGCGCTGTTGTGCAAGTTCGATCAGGCTCGCCCTCTCCTGCTCTAGCAGTTTTTCAACCGACAGTGGTTTTTCACGCTTCTTGTTTTGTTCTTCCAGTTGCACTTTAAGCAGCAGCTGATCTTGTTGTACCGCCTGGCCACAGATATTCAGGCGCATCCCTTTACGTTCTGTCAGCATTGACTCAATTTTAGTCAGATACCCCCGCCCGTGAGCATCAAGTTCAGCACTGCCTGGGGCAAAAGAGACTGGATCCAAACGAATAAAACTACCGTCGGTCGCGGCATCAACCACCAGACTAATTAGCGTACTGTATGGCTCTAGCGACTTTGTCAGAATACTGAATGCTGCCTTTTTAAGTCCTTTTCCTGCTAACCGCTGTACCACACTTTGCAATCCAAAATTGGGGTCTTCTAAAGACCCGCTAATAGGTACGTCCAGATCGATATTATCATCACCGTCCTGTAGAACAGAGATAGCCGTACCCAGCGGCATTGAAAGCTTTTTACTGAACTTGGCCATCTGTTCCTGATCAGCGGGTTCAACTTCCAGTCGATGTATCTTAATCTCGTTAGTGCCCTTAATCTTGCCAGCACTCAACTCACCCGAGCTATTTAATGCCATCTGCCCATTCTGCAAATAATAACCCGTGTACTGGATGCTATAGGGGCTCAATCGAGGCAACTCAAGCTGTTTAAGCTGACCTTTCCAACTGGCTTTCTCTCCACCACCGGCCAGATTAGTATCCCCCGTCAGATCAAGCGTCGTAAAACCATTCAATTTGAGGCCCAGGTCAAATTTTGCGGGAGTTTTACTGCCGCTATCCAACCCTAGCAACTGAGCTTTAATGATTTGAACTTCACTGTTAAAAGCAGGCTCGGTGCTGTTATCAGTAAACATTACCTTACTCTCACCATTCACCAGTAACTCGCTCACCTGTATTCGCAGAGCAGATTCTGATGATGGTTCAGATTCATCGCCAGGCGATCTAACGACCTCTGTTTCACTCAAGCTGTTTAACCCGGCCTGCAAACGCTCAACATTAACCGGTTTCTTATCTCCGCTCAGTTGTTCCTGAACCAGCAAGTTCTGCAGCGAAACCCGTTCAATCATCAACGCCTTACCTAACTGAAAACGAGTGTTCGTAATATCCATGTTCAGCTGCGCCAGAGTATTATCCGCTGCTGGAGCAACCTTCAGCCCGCTCCCTTTGAGGCCAGCAACGCTGACTTCTTTTGGCAGAGCCAGTTTGATAGCTTTCAGCCGGGCGTCAGCTAACGTCAGCAATACCTGATCATCCTTTAACGCCTTAACCTGCACCTGCGAGAGAGAGAGCTCACCTTCATCGCTGTTAATAACCAGAGGCTGTTCCTGTAGCAACAGTGAAACCGCACCTTGCCAATCGGTATTCGCAACACTTGCCTGCATCCGTTCTGGCTGTTGATAGATCAACTCATCCGCCGTCAGCTGCCCCTTAACATCGACTTTATCCAGACCAGACTCATTAAAAGCCAATCCTGTTGAGCCCTGCCAGTTACCCGCTTTCACATTTACCGACATCGCCTCGGCAGAAAGCTCGAGCCCTGCCAGTTTCAACGCCCCATCCAGCGCGACTGACTCCGGTTTTCCTGAGCGAAGAACCACGTCAGTCGTTCCCTTCCATGTAAGTAACTGCTGACTAACATCAAGGTCAGTCTGATTCCAGCTAAAGTTATCTACCCGAAAACTGCCACTTTGAGCAATTGTAATGCTCTCTCCCATCATCGCCGTTAATTTCAGATCGGTAGTGAGCGTCGCTCGCAACTCAGGCACAAAGGGCGCAGAAAAGGAATGGATTGGCAGTTGATCGAGTTTGATATGCAACTCGGAACGCTTCGCTGCTGTCAGCGGCTGAGCCTTTGTGTCCAGGCTAAAAGGAGCACCATTAATCGCACCGTTAAGAGAGAGATTAGTGATCGCCTCTTCCTGCCACATATAGAAGGTATCCAGGTTACCGTTGTCGATTGACAGCTGATAATCGCCCTCTTTCAGCCGGGCCTGCCAGCTAAAGTCAGCAATGCTGAGACGATTTAAACCAAATAACAGAGAAGAAGGCTCATCCGGTTCTGAGGACTCTTCAGCGGCTGGGGCTGGTAGAGCGATCGGACCTATATAGAAGCGGCTGGACTCTGCGAGCACCTCTTCACGCAGATCAATACGTCCCTCTTCAAGTATCAGGTCACTAATCAGAATGCGTTGTTCCAACAATGATGAATAATCCAGATCGACGATCAACCGGCCCAGCTTTAGCTCGGGCTGATCTGGGGTAATCACTGAGACCCCTTGCAGAGTGACGCGGCCGGTAAACCAGTTCACCGATAAAGAGTGAATACGGGCACTACTCGCCCCCTGATCAAGCAACCATTGAACAGCAAAGTCTCTGCCCAATTGAATAGAAGTATGAAGTAACAAAAAAAACGCCAATAGGGTGATAATACTGCCCTGTAAGAAACCCTTAACACTCATAGTCAGCCCATCTATTCATCTAACATTGTTCTATGATATTAGCAGCTTATTCATCGCCAGAGGAAATCTGACATAACGGAGCAGAACCTTTCAGGAGAGTTGAACACTTCGGGGATTTGCCAGATCAAATGAACTAAGACCAAGTTATAACTACTCAGCAGCGCCTCAGACTGGTAGAATCGCGGCCGAATTGCTTATAAAGATACCTTAAGGTACGGAGCAGTTCGATTCAAAACAGTTCTATCAACGACTTACGGGTGACGTATCATGGCAAACCATGACGAAAGCTTCCGTGACAGCTCAGGCCCAATCTGGTTCCTGATCAATACCGGTGCCCTGGCATGGATCTGCATGCCAGCAATCATCGGCTGGACTCAAATTGTCCAGTGGTAAGCTGCTACGGTTTAAAATAAAAAAGGCCTTCATATGAAGGCCTTTTTTATTTTCTGAACGTTAACACTGAATTAACAGGTTAAAGTCTCAACACCTTCAGGCGTACCCATCAGCACAACATTCGCGCCTCGACGGGCAAACAGTCCATTAGTCACCACACCGACGATGTTATTAATCTGAGTTTCCAGCGCTTCGGGCTGTTCAATCTCAAGTCCATGCAGATCAAGAATAACGTTACCGTTATCAGTTACAACGCCATCCCGGTAAACCGGCATGCAATCCAGTTTAACCAGTTCACGCGCAACCTGTGAACGCGCCATCGGGATGACTTCAACCGGTAACGGAAAACCGCCTAACAGATCAACCTTTTTAGTCTCATCAACGATACAGACAAACTCTTTAGCCACATCAGCAACAATCTTCTCACGGGTAAGAGCAGCACCACCGCCTTTAATCAGATTCAGTCGACCATCAAATTCATCAGCACCATCAACATATACCTCCATTTGATCAACAGAGTTCATATCATAAACTTCGATACCGTGGCTTCGCAGGCGTTCAGCCGTCGCTTCAGAGCTGGCGACTGCCGCTTCAAACAACGATTTAATTTTTGCCAGTTCATCAATAAAAAAATTCGCGGTGGAACCGGTGCCAACGCCAACGATCGAATCACGGCTGAGTTTTGGCTGGATATAAGCAACGGCAGCCTGAGCAACTGCCAGTTTCATCTCATCCTGTGTCATAGTGTGGGAAACCCGTATAAATGTCGATATCTGGCGGTGATTATACGCGGATTAGGCGATATCTTATAGACGAAAACCGCCTCAAAGATTACCATTTAAGGCTAAATTCATACTGAGCTCCATTTCGGATCACAGCAACTAACTGAAAGCACCCGATGGCACACCGATATATAAAGAAAATTCTTGATGCCCGCGTCTATGATGCCGCAATCGAAACCCCACTGGATGAGGCGATGAGTCTCAGCAAGCGGCTGGGTAACCGAGTGCTGCTGAAGCGGGAAGATCTGCAACCGGTGTTCTCCTTCAAGCTCCGTGGCGCCTACAATAAAATGGCCCAACTGTCTGAAGAAGAACGTCAGCGCGGAGTTATTGCCGCATCCGCCGGCAATCATGCTCAGGGACTGGCACTGTCTGCCAAAATTCTGGGTGTCGACGCCACTATCGTCATGCCTAAGACCACGCCGGACATAAAGATTAACAATGTCCGGGCTCTGGGGGCCACAGTTGTGTTGCATGGTGCGGCCTTTGATGAAGCAGCAGCTCACTCCATGAAACTGGTTAAAGAACGCGGTCTGACTTACGTTCATCCCTATGATGATGTCGATGTGATCGCCGGTCAGGGTACCATCGCAATGGAGCTACTGCGCCAGGAAAGCGGTCATATCGATGCGGTATTTGTACCGGTCGGTGGTGGCGGACTGATTTCCGGGATTGCCGTGTATATTAAATACCTGCGCCCGGAAACCAAGGTGATCGGTGTTGAATCGGAAGACTCCGCTTGCCTTAAAGCAGCCCTTGAAGCCGGTGAGCGGGTTATCCTGCCACAGGTGGGTATCTTTGCAGACGGTGTCGCTGTCGCTCAGATCGGAGAAAATACTTTCGATCTCTGTCGCCAGTATGTCGATGAAGTCATCACCGTGAATACCGATGAGATCTGTGCGGCCATCAAGGATATTTTTGAAGACACCCGTTCAATAACAGAGCCGGCCGGAGCACTAGCCGTCGCAGGCATGAAAAAGTACGTCGCTCGGGATGAGGTTGAAGACGCGACGCTGATCGCAATCGATAGCGGTGCAAATGTTAACTTCGATCGGTTACGGCATATTGCTGAGCGTTCTGAATTAGGTGAAAACCGCGAAGCAATTATCGCCGTTAAAATCCCAGAAAAACCGGGCAGTTTTAAGCAGTTCTGTAACGACCTGGGTAACCGTAATATTACCGAGTTTAACTACCGTTATGCTGATGATGAGGATGCACAGATCTTTGTCGGCGTACAACTGCGCAATGGCGGTGATGGCCGTAGAGAGCTGATCGAAGATCTCAAGCATGAGTCCTACAAAGTCATCGATCTGTCCGATAACGAGATGGCTAAACTCCATGTGCGCTACATGGTAGGCGGTCGTGCGCCGGAGTCAGTCACCAATGAAATTCTCTATCGTTTTGAGTTCCCGGAACGCCCGGGTGCGCTAATGAACTTCCTCAAAAAACTGGGGGGGCGCTGGAACATCTCGATGTTCCATTATCGCAACCATGGCGCCGCCTATGGTCGTGTTCTGGTAGGTCTGCAAGTGCCAGCAGAAGAACACCCTCAGGTCTCCGAGTTCCTCGATGATATCGGTTACAACTACTGGGAAGAGACAGAAAACCCCGCCTATAAGCTATTTCTTGGATCATAAGCACTATCGTCTCAATAAAAAAAACCGCCTGATGGCGGTTTTTTTTGCACTTAATATCAAGTCGGCTGTGTTAAGGCATCTCGGGGGAGTGCTCAAAACGATCGGTTAAAAACGCTTTCAATGTAAACAAAATAATTGATGTGCTACCCCAGGTCAGACCGACCACTACACCCAGATCTACAATCCCGCGCCAGGGCTGCTCGAGCATATGAACAAGCTGCACCAGAAGTAAAATACCCACCAGCAGACAATAACTGACAATCATACGCTTGCGCTTTATATCGAAAAAACCCATACAGAACAATGGTGCGAAAATAAAACGTACCGGCGTGACATTATCCCGCAGAAATAACAACCGGGCAGCGACCCGGGGAGAGTAACCTCGCTGGAACCCCTTATAACCCTCTGCAAACCCCATAAACACAACGCTAATAACTAACGCGGCCCAGTGATACCAGCTTAACGAGAACAGGAAAGTATCAAATCCGATAACTCCGAGGCGAAGAATTGCATTGCCAAAAATAAAGGCAATACCAGCAAAACCCCATAAAACTGCAATACGACCCAACACAGGCAAACCATCAATAATTCCAGAGAAGCCGCCATTATAGTGGATACTTACTCAGTAAAGAATATCCGGGCCATCTCTGGCCCGAGAATTTCATAATTTAAAAGCGATAGGGGAATTTTACTCCGAGAGAGAAGTCAGGAGCATCGGGGGTGAGGCCAATACCCAGAGTGGTTGACATTGATAGCTTATCGCTCAAAGCATAAGTAACGCCGGCATTAAAGGTCGCCGCATTACCATCACTACCAAAGATATCTTTCCATTCACTTCCTTCCAGCCGCGTCTCACTTTTTTGACTGATTCTCTGTGAGACTGACAAACTCATACTCATCCGTTCATTCATCGCAAATGCCATTCCCAGACCGTAGAAAACAGAGTCACCTAAACGAACATCCCCAGGCTGATCCCCTGAAGTAGAGCTAATATCATCAAAACTCCCATCTAGGTTATAGGTATAACCCACATTGGCAAACAGAATGGCGGGATCCGTCGTTTTTACAAAAGACAGACTATTGCTGATACTCCATAAACCACTTCCGGTAGGCAGCTCTTTGGGATAAGTAACTGTATCGGTGCCGCTAGCGTTGGTTACTGACTTGGTGACTGTTGGTGTTCCATAAGGATGACTGCCGGTAGGAGCTTTAATACTCAGGTTCCAGACTATATCTGGCCTGCTAGCCGTTTCATTAAAGAGCTTATACGCAGACGTTAGAGTAATATCGCCTAAATCAGCTTCATCCACAGTGGCTTCAGCGCCAACACCATTTACATTGCGTTGAAACGATGTATTCCTGTAAACAAAGGGCACTGTGGCACCAATCTGCCACCGGTCGTTGACGTTATAGCGTCCCGTTGCATCGAAGGTATAAATATCTGCTGATATATCATCAACCGAAATGTCACCCAAGAAGATAGCATCCAGCGCCAAAAAGCCTTCCAGCACGAGTTCCTTACGATCGTAATGGCTATAATTCATTCCCAGCTCTACGGTAAAACTATTACTGAAAAGCGCATGCTCCTCTTGCATTATATTATCAACACTGGAGCTGGGCGCGGCTGATTTCACTACTTCATTCTGAGCTGTTTGCTTCTGAGGTTCAGCTTGTATAGCTTGTCTGCCGCTCTCCAGCGAATAGAGCCGTTGCTCCATCTCTCTAAGTGTTTGCGCCTGTCGTTCATTAATTAGTTTTAATTGTTTAATTTCGAATTTTAGCTGCTCTCCGTCACTTACTGTCGCGGTTTCTTCAGCCAAGACGACCTGACATACCGCCAGACTTAACAGGCTTACGGCCATCCCTGACCGGCCCCAATGAGATCTGTAATCCATTTGTTTTCCCCCTTTCCCCCGAAAAGAGCAAAGCGATCCAACGGACCACTTTGCACATACCCATAGTTAAAAGTAGCAGGTATTTAGCCTACGGCTCTATAAGCCCCTGAGATGATTCAAAGATCGGAGGACTCCATTGGGACGAAACTCCGATAACGACGAGCTTAGTTCGACAGTCAAACCGATACGATTAAGCACCTGATTTAAATCGCTGTTTAGCTGAGTGCTCTGGAGTATATTTCCGCCGGAAAACTGTGAGCGGGTAATTTGCTGCGACACCGAACCAAAATCAGGAATATCAACCTGATAACCAACACCTTCAGCATCTACAGAAACCTGGGTATTAACACCTTCATCACTCAGATGACTGTGAGTTCCCGTATCACCTACCTCTATCAACCCTTCAGTATCAGGAACGATGTCAGAATCGGTCACCGTCCAATCGACAGCATTGTGGACACTATTACTATCTCCGGCGACCTGAATGCTCTGCACTACCCCGGAGATATTTTCCAGAGCACCATTGTCCGACACATTATCTAAAGATGACTGTAGCACCTCTTCCGACGGCACTGACAAGCCAATATTTCGACTACGGTACATCGTCATATGCGGGCGGTAGCGATCACGACCAAAATCAAAATTGACACGCATCTCCATATTAAAGTCGCGCCCCCCCTGGCGTTGCCAGTCCGTACGCATACGTATACCAAAAAATGCTACTTTGCGACCATCGACAAATCGTCCTCGCATTGCGGCAAGTTCAACATCACTTACTACTCCTCCTTGTAAACCAAAAGGGCCTGTTTGTTGGGCCGCATTTGAATTATTTGGCAACAATAAAAACAAACTTACAATTGCCGATCCTGCTGTTACTCCTATTCTTGTATTCCATTGACAGCTGTTCATGACTTACTCCTCCCTTTCGGGAAGTTAAAACAGTTCGGCATGGCGAAAACCATGTTCCAGTAACTGCGCGTCACTCAGAGGTGCGAATGTATTGCTTAAGCTCCGGGCGGTTAGTTGACGCTGTGGATTAATCAAAACAGATGACTTATTGAATCCACGCCCAATGACAGCAAAGACAATACCGTTCCAACTCGATAAAAAATCATCTATAGGCATGATTTTATTACCCAAAGCCGGATCAGCCAGATAGACAAGGTTCTCTTCGGTCTTCTTTAATACAACGAAGTGCTTATAACCTTTGAGATCCAGCAGAACAATGGTTGGTATCTTTATTCCTTGCAGAGTATCAGGTTCAACTTTATAACCCCGGCCACGCATACCCACGCGCTCCAGATAGTGTTTAATATTTAGTAGCGAAAATCCCTGTGCTCGAACTTGTTCAATATCACTAACGGCAAACAGACCATCCAGCATATCTTCTTCTGTCACTCGCAGGCCGTAGCCGTACCTGAGCACAGTAGCCAATGCCGCTGCGCCACAGCTAAAGTCAGTCTGCTGTTTTATAATATGCTGATAGCGTTGTTCACGCATGCTAATGACCGGCTTACTCAGGTTTGAGCCACCGGGAAGAACGTTAGCTAACTCAATCTGAGCGGCCTGTACAGGGAAGTTAATAAATAGCACCAGAACCAAAACGGCATCTGGAATCCTGGCGAAACTGCTAGTAATCTTACTAATCATCATAATAAGCCCACTTATAACAGTCTAAAGCCAGGCTGATTTAACAGCCCGGCTCAGATCATCTCAGCAAAAGTCTATCTATCAGAACCTTCATTCACCCGAAGGAACCGTAATAGACGTACTGTCTACCTTAGTCATAGCCAGACTATTATTTTGCAGATTACTGGTACCGGCCGTAATATTCACACCGATATTACCCTTCGCACCACGTAATGCATTATCACCCATTGCTGCGTTGTTCTCATGCCGCACGTAACGGCTAACCAAGTGCTCAACACTACCGGTAAAGGTTCCACTAAGAGATTGCGTACCTGCTTCAGAGAAACCAATACGGCCTCTCTCTCTGCTCGGACCAATACGGCCTCTTTCACCATGAGCGGAAACAACACCTCTTTCTCCTGAACCTGAAATAGTGCCACTTTCAGTGAATTCAAAGCGACCTGGATCGTCATTATCACCGCCGGGTGAAACATTATCGTTATCAAAATCAAGATGCCCCCAGTAAGAGGTACCGCCCCCCTGCTCATGGCCATCACCATTAATCCAAACTTCTGGATAAACATCATTGCTCTGGCTTGAAGTGCCTGAATACGTTGCAGGACCATTACTACCACTGTAGCGAGCAGCGCTATTAACACCACTGTAGCTAGCACCTGAATTTGTACCGCTATAACCTCCGTTACCAGAACCGTTATAACTACCGCCCATAGCACCATTCATAGAGACCTGAGTGGTAATTATTTCATGGGTTTCTTCAGGCAGGTTATGAACCTGATTATTTTCGGTTTCCTGAGCAACCGATACCGTCGCCTCACCCATAGAGCCTGAAGCAACTGAGCCGGCAAAAGAGTTTGCCTGGACGTTACTACTACCCGCCGCAATATTTACTCCGATATTACCCCGGGCATTCTCTAGCGCATTGCCGCTAAAGTCAGCGGTATTGATAGTCCCCCAGTTGAAAGCGACATTATCTTCCGCATTCTGATCCATAAAGATTTCAGCATCGGCGGAGCCAAATACAAACCCTGCATCAGCGGCAGCCAACGCTGCGGCATTACTCTGTACGTTATGATCACCGGCACTGATGTTCACACCAATATTACCTTTAGCACCCTTAAGCGCGTTACCGTCAAGTGTTGCAGAGTTATCCACACGGTCATTTATGGTCAGGTTATTATCACTATCCTGTTCCTGATCAACCACTGCCATACCCAGAGAATCAACACGAATACGGCCTGTGATCGCAACATCACC
The genomic region above belongs to Amphritea japonica ATCC BAA-1530 and contains:
- the rpiA gene encoding ribose-5-phosphate isomerase RpiA, with the protein product MTQDEMKLAVAQAAVAYIQPKLSRDSIVGVGTGSTANFFIDELAKIKSLFEAAVASSEATAERLRSHGIEVYDMNSVDQMEVYVDGADEFDGRLNLIKGGGAALTREKIVADVAKEFVCIVDETKKVDLLGGFPLPVEVIPMARSQVARELVKLDCMPVYRDGVVTDNGNVILDLHGLEIEQPEALETQINNIVGVVTNGLFARRGANVVLMGTPEGVETLTC
- the ilvA gene encoding threonine ammonia-lyase, biosynthetic — translated: MAHRYIKKILDARVYDAAIETPLDEAMSLSKRLGNRVLLKREDLQPVFSFKLRGAYNKMAQLSEEERQRGVIAASAGNHAQGLALSAKILGVDATIVMPKTTPDIKINNVRALGATVVLHGAAFDEAAAHSMKLVKERGLTYVHPYDDVDVIAGQGTIAMELLRQESGHIDAVFVPVGGGGLISGIAVYIKYLRPETKVIGVESEDSACLKAALEAGERVILPQVGIFADGVAVAQIGENTFDLCRQYVDEVITVNTDEICAAIKDIFEDTRSITEPAGALAVAGMKKYVARDEVEDATLIAIDSGANVNFDRLRHIAERSELGENREAIIAVKIPEKPGSFKQFCNDLGNRNITEFNYRYADDEDAQIFVGVQLRNGGDGRRELIEDLKHESYKVIDLSDNEMAKLHVRYMVGGRAPESVTNEILYRFEFPERPGALMNFLKKLGGRWNISMFHYRNHGAAYGRVLVGLQVPAEEHPQVSEFLDDIGYNYWEETENPAYKLFLGS
- a CDS encoding transporter yields the protein MDYRSHWGRSGMAVSLLSLAVCQVVLAEETATVSDGEQLKFEIKQLKLINERQAQTLREMEQRLYSLESGRQAIQAEPQKQTAQNEVVKSAAPSSSVDNIMQEEHALFSNSFTVELGMNYSHYDRKELVLEGFLALDAIFLGDISVDDISADIYTFDATGRYNVNDRWQIGATVPFVYRNTSFQRNVNGVGAEATVDEADLGDITLTSAYKLFNETASRPDIVWNLSIKAPTGSHPYGTPTVTKSVTNASGTDTVTYPKELPTGSGLWSISNSLSFVKTTDPAILFANVGYTYNLDGSFDDISSTSGDQPGDVRLGDSVFYGLGMAFAMNERMSMSLSVSQRISQKSETRLEGSEWKDIFGSDGNAATFNAGVTYALSDKLSMSTTLGIGLTPDAPDFSLGVKFPYRF
- a CDS encoding C39 family peptidase — encoded protein: MMISKITSSFARIPDAVLVLVLFINFPVQAAQIELANVLPGGSNLSKPVISMREQRYQHIIKQQTDFSCGAAALATVLRYGYGLRVTEEDMLDGLFAVSDIEQVRAQGFSLLNIKHYLERVGMRGRGYKVEPDTLQGIKIPTIVLLDLKGYKHFVVLKKTEENLVYLADPALGNKIMPIDDFLSSWNGIVFAVIGRGFNKSSVLINPQRQLTARSLSNTFAPLSDAQLLEHGFRHAELF
- a CDS encoding DUF748 domain-containing protein, with the translated sequence MSVKGFLQGSIITLLAFFLLLHTSIQLGRDFAVQWLLDQGASSARIHSLSVNWFTGRVTLQGVSVITPDQPELKLGRLIVDLDYSSLLEQRILISDLILEEGRIDLREEVLAESSRFYIGPIALPAPAAEESSEPDEPSSLLFGLNRLSIADFSWQARLKEGDYQLSIDNGNLDTFYMWQEEAITNLSLNGAINGAPFSLDTKAQPLTAAKRSELHIKLDQLPIHSFSAPFVPELRATLTTDLKLTAMMGESITIAQSGSFRVDNFSWNQTDLDVSQQLLTWKGTTDVVLRSGKPESVALDGALKLAGLELSAEAMSVNVKAGNWQGSTGLAFNESGLDKVDVKGQLTADELIYQQPERMQASVANTDWQGAVSLLLQEQPLVINSDEGELSLSQVQVKALKDDQVLLTLADARLKAIKLALPKEVSVAGLKGSGLKVAPAADNTLAQLNMDITNTRFQLGKALMIERVSLQNLLVQEQLSGDKKPVNVERLQAGLNSLSETEVVRSPGDESEPSSESALRIQVSELLVNGESKVMFTDNSTEPAFNSEVQIIKAQLLGLDSGSKTPAKFDLGLKLNGFTTLDLTGDTNLAGGGEKASWKGQLKQLELPRLSPYSIQYTGYYLQNGQMALNSSGELSAGKIKGTNEIKIHRLEVEPADQEQMAKFSKKLSMPLGTAISVLQDGDDNIDLDVPISGSLEDPNFGLQSVVQRLAGKGLKKAAFSILTKSLEPYSTLISLVVDAATDGSFIRLDPVSFAPGSAELDAHGRGYLTKIESMLTERKGMRLNICGQAVQQDQLLLKVQLEEQNKKREKPLSVEKLLEQERASLIELAQQRADRVKQQLIKKVKGERLFTCFPVPSLADPKALPSVSLGL
- a CDS encoding ABC transporter permease, whose amino-acid sequence is MRSKQLVSLALKQSRSDLRTFEWRALLLALLLATTLATFLTLLGNQLEQGLSRQSASVLGADLSLSDSKPVSEDQLFIADALNLQYTHVIQFSSMLSTEEQILLSSIRAVEAPYPLRGELRTDPPQATPVPLPGTAWAEQQLLQRMGVEVGTTISLGYSSFKITAAIISSPDRGNGFRSFSPQLLINRQDLEATKVVQPGSRIGYRTLFSGTESQIRKYADQLNKALTPQQRLWSVYADQPMAAGALKNASNFLRMTSLFGLLLCGLLITLSLRRYSSVQYRRSALLKCLGLKPKQVLHLYLIKLIFGWSLAAILGSLISIILLQLTGSLLQTILPAGLPAPDYRLALIGPLLSLALLLVIGFSPLLQISRIPVMGLLRRDQLSHQGLSWPARLVILFLTGVVIALYLGSIINALVAILLTVATILVAGLFASLFLPPAGRFFARYSRLGRLLGFRIRQQRQWHRIQLGIMSLLLALLSSLLLSQTELVDRWREQIPKDTPNQFVINIQPWELEPLSDFLQQAGLSPNLYPMIRGRITRINDQLPAEVLTPEQLQHNSLKRELNLSWAAEAPQHNQVIAGTWWHPETPDNLISIEQELAESLGLKLGDTVGFEIAGQKLNATVRNIRQVEWRSFRPNFYVIFSPKAMAQYPQTYITSFKLTGEQAALSRELLKQFPALTLIDVSQWIDQASELITRLIQASTLVLGLTLCAGLLLVQLLLYQELEQRRHENALLQVLGSTPRQTRQLDLLEFALLGFASGAMAAVLAEIMTGLISFQLLELPLILHPVIWVLLPLTGCAIFTLGTLISRRRSGYQQLQQS